The following are encoded together in the Pseudomonas maumuensis genome:
- the gabD gene encoding NADP-dependent succinate-semialdehyde dehydrogenase has translation MQLKDAQLFRQQAFINGEWLDADSGQTIKVTNPATGEVIGSVPKMGAAETRRAIEAADKALPAWRALTAKERAGKLRRWFELMIEHQDDLARLMTTEQGKPLAEAKGEIAYAASFIEWFAEEAKRVYGDVIPGHQPDKRLIVIKQPIGVTAAITPWNFPAAMITRKAGPALAAGCTMVLKPASQTPYSALALVELATRAGIPAGVLSVITGSAGEVGSELTGNSLVRKLSFTGSTEIGRQLMEECAKDIKKVSLELGGNAPFIVFDDADLDKAVEGAIISKYRNNGQTCVCANRIYVQDGVYDAFAEKLKAAVAKLKIGNGLEEGTTTGPLIDGKAVAKVQEHIEDAVAKGAKVLSGGKLIEGNFFEPTILVDVPKTAAVAKEETFGPLAPLFRFKDEAEVIAMSNDTEFGLASYFYARDMSRVFRVAEALEYGMVGINTGLISNEVAPFGGIKASGLGREGSKYGIEDYLEIKYLCISV, from the coding sequence ATGCAGCTCAAAGACGCTCAGTTGTTCCGCCAGCAGGCCTTCATCAACGGTGAATGGCTGGATGCGGACAGCGGTCAGACCATCAAGGTGACCAACCCGGCCACCGGCGAAGTGATCGGCAGCGTGCCGAAGATGGGCGCCGCCGAAACCCGCCGCGCCATCGAGGCCGCCGACAAGGCGCTGCCGGCCTGGCGCGCACTGACCGCCAAAGAGCGTGCCGGCAAGCTGCGTCGCTGGTTCGAGCTGATGATCGAGCACCAGGACGACCTGGCCCGCCTGATGACCACCGAGCAGGGCAAGCCACTGGCCGAAGCCAAGGGCGAGATCGCCTACGCCGCCTCGTTCATCGAGTGGTTCGCCGAAGAGGCCAAGCGTGTCTACGGCGACGTGATCCCGGGCCACCAGCCGGACAAGCGCCTGATCGTCATCAAGCAGCCGATCGGCGTCACCGCAGCCATCACCCCGTGGAACTTCCCGGCGGCGATGATCACCCGTAAAGCCGGTCCGGCTCTGGCCGCTGGCTGCACCATGGTGCTCAAGCCCGCTTCGCAGACCCCGTACTCCGCCCTGGCCCTGGTCGAGCTGGCTACCCGTGCCGGCATCCCGGCTGGCGTGCTGAGCGTGATCACCGGCAGCGCCGGCGAAGTCGGCTCCGAACTGACCGGCAACTCCCTGGTACGTAAGCTGTCCTTCACCGGCTCGACCGAAATCGGTCGCCAGCTGATGGAAGAATGCGCCAAGGACATCAAGAAGGTTTCCCTGGAGCTGGGCGGCAACGCGCCGTTCATCGTGTTCGACGATGCCGACCTGGACAAGGCGGTCGAGGGCGCGATCATCTCCAAGTACCGCAACAACGGCCAGACCTGCGTCTGCGCCAACCGTATCTACGTGCAGGACGGTGTCTACGACGCCTTCGCCGAGAAGCTGAAAGCCGCCGTGGCCAAGCTGAAGATCGGCAACGGCCTGGAAGAAGGCACCACCACTGGCCCGCTGATCGACGGCAAGGCTGTCGCCAAGGTCCAGGAGCACATCGAGGACGCCGTGGCCAAGGGCGCCAAGGTACTGTCCGGTGGCAAGCTCATCGAAGGCAACTTCTTCGAGCCGACCATCCTGGTCGACGTGCCGAAAACCGCTGCTGTTGCCAAGGAAGAGACTTTCGGCCCGCTGGCGCCGCTGTTCCGCTTCAAGGACGAGGCCGAAGTCATCGCCATGTCCAACGACACCGAGTTCGGCCTGGCCTCGTACTTCTATGCCCGTGACATGAGCCGCGTGTTCCGCGTTGCCGAGGCCCTGGAATACGGCATGGTCGGCATCAACACCGGCCTGATCTCCAACGAAGTCGCGCCGTTCGGCGGCATCAAGGCCTCGGGCCTGGGCCGCGAAGGTTCCAAGTACGGTATCGAGGACTACCTCGAGATCAAATACCTGTGCATCAGCGTCTGA
- the gabT gene encoding 4-aminobutyrate--2-oxoglutarate transaminase, which produces MSKTNESLMQRRVAAVPRGVGQIHPIFVDTAKNSTVIDVEGRELIDFAGGIAVLNTGHLHPKVVAAVQDQLTKVSHTCFQVLAYEPYVELCEKINKLVPGNFDKKTLLVTTGSEAVENAVKIARAATGRAGVIAFTGGYHGRTMMTLGLTGKVVPYSAGMGLMPGGIFRALFPSELHGISVDDAIASVERIFKNDAEPRDIAAIILEPVQGEGGFLPAPKELMQRLRALCDQHGILLIADEVQTGAGRTGTFFAMEQMGVAPDLTTFAKSIAGGFPLAGVCGKAEYMDAIAPGGLGGTYAGSPIACAAALAVIEVFEEEKLLDRSKAVGERLTTGLREIQKKHPIIGDVRGLGSMIAVEVFEKGTHTPNAAAVAQVVAKARDKGLILLSCGTYGNVLRILVPLTAEDALLDKGLAIIEECFAELA; this is translated from the coding sequence ATGAGCAAGACCAACGAATCCCTGATGCAACGTCGTGTCGCCGCCGTCCCACGTGGCGTTGGCCAGATTCACCCGATCTTCGTCGATACCGCGAAGAACTCGACGGTGATCGACGTTGAAGGCCGCGAACTGATCGACTTCGCCGGCGGCATCGCCGTACTGAACACCGGCCACCTGCACCCGAAAGTGGTCGCGGCCGTGCAAGACCAGCTGACCAAGGTCAGCCACACCTGCTTCCAGGTGCTGGCCTACGAGCCTTATGTCGAGCTGTGCGAGAAGATCAACAAGCTGGTACCAGGCAACTTCGACAAGAAGACCCTGCTGGTCACCACCGGCTCCGAAGCCGTTGAAAACGCCGTGAAGATCGCCCGTGCCGCCACCGGCCGCGCCGGCGTGATCGCCTTCACCGGCGGCTACCACGGCCGCACCATGATGACCCTGGGCCTGACCGGCAAGGTCGTGCCGTACTCCGCCGGCATGGGCCTGATGCCAGGTGGCATCTTCCGCGCCCTGTTCCCAAGCGAACTGCACGGAATCAGCGTCGACGACGCCATCGCCTCGGTCGAGCGCATCTTCAAGAACGACGCCGAACCGCGCGACATCGCCGCGATCATCCTCGAGCCGGTACAAGGCGAAGGCGGCTTCCTGCCTGCGCCGAAAGAACTGATGCAGCGCCTGCGCGCCCTGTGCGACCAGCACGGTATCCTGCTGATCGCCGACGAAGTGCAGACCGGCGCTGGCCGCACCGGCACCTTCTTCGCCATGGAGCAGATGGGCGTCGCGCCTGACCTGACCACCTTCGCCAAGTCGATTGCCGGCGGCTTCCCGCTGGCCGGTGTGTGCGGCAAGGCCGAGTACATGGACGCCATCGCCCCGGGCGGCCTGGGCGGCACCTACGCCGGTTCGCCGATCGCTTGCGCCGCGGCCCTGGCGGTGATCGAAGTGTTCGAGGAAGAGAAGCTGCTGGATCGCAGCAAGGCCGTTGGCGAGCGCCTGACCACCGGCCTGCGTGAAATCCAGAAGAAGCACCCGATCATCGGCGACGTCCGTGGCCTGGGCTCGATGATTGCCGTGGAAGTCTTCGAGAAAGGTACCCACACCCCGAACGCCGCCGCCGTTGCCCAAGTGGTCGCCAAGGCACGTGACAAGGGCCTGATCCTGCTGTCCTGTGGCACCTACGGCAACGTCCTGCGCATCCTGGTGCCGCTGACCGCCGAAGACGCCCTGCTGGACAAGGGCCTGGCGATCATCGAAGAGTGCTTCGCCGAACTGGCCTGA
- a CDS encoding response regulator: MSAIDPVPPCVLIAEGDPWVRDMLSEMLLSVRCDARLQVCADGSEALSALAAKPDLIIAARELSGLDGLDLLRKVRAKGGKPGLPFILMSDRTDSASVREALPLHPTAYLSKPLDLDNLRKRLENLLLAVGEQIACPVPPLQPGAQLPAYLEQRRATADGGPLFADVQMAVKRALNPHGLNLKVLEEEVRNDPQITGVLIAAANSAALHREAPVQTLLQALNKLGSTQSMNLILGLTLKRSARLTDPLLARHATHYWNLSLHTAEYGRTLARMLEVDEARCYCAGLLHCLGDLAVLRTLQEWRLAGGELDEDQVELSLNEFGAPFGSALRTRWRLPLDLRELIAAVYQLGGGVYSREILAMNLAGQLSRLKPSEGLEKIASSKTARLLKLGLPELSRLRKVDPEALAREEAERLEAETAASEPEVAPITAPATDAGPVEDEERQA, from the coding sequence ATGAGCGCTATCGACCCCGTCCCCCCCTGCGTGCTGATTGCCGAAGGCGATCCCTGGGTGCGCGACATGCTCAGCGAAATGCTGCTCAGCGTGCGCTGCGATGCCCGCCTGCAGGTCTGTGCCGATGGTTCCGAGGCGCTGAGCGCGTTGGCGGCCAAACCCGACCTGATCATTGCAGCCCGTGAACTCTCAGGGCTCGATGGTCTCGATCTGCTGCGCAAGGTACGCGCCAAGGGTGGTAAGCCCGGCTTGCCGTTCATCCTCATGAGCGACCGCACTGACAGCGCCAGTGTGCGTGAGGCGCTGCCGCTGCACCCGACCGCCTACTTGAGCAAGCCGCTCGACCTGGACAATCTGCGCAAGCGCCTGGAGAACCTGCTGCTGGCAGTGGGCGAGCAGATTGCCTGCCCGGTGCCGCCGTTGCAGCCGGGCGCGCAACTGCCGGCCTACCTGGAGCAGCGCAGGGCCACCGCCGATGGCGGTCCGCTGTTCGCCGATGTGCAGATGGCGGTCAAGCGTGCTCTCAATCCCCATGGCCTCAATCTCAAGGTGCTCGAGGAAGAGGTGCGCAACGACCCGCAGATCACCGGCGTGCTCATCGCCGCCGCCAATAGTGCCGCCCTGCACCGCGAAGCGCCGGTACAGACCCTGCTGCAGGCGCTGAACAAGCTCGGCAGCACCCAGAGCATGAATCTCATCCTCGGCCTCACGCTCAAGCGCAGCGCCCGCTTGACCGACCCGCTGCTGGCGCGACACGCCACCCATTACTGGAACCTTTCGCTGCACACCGCCGAGTACGGTCGCACCCTGGCGCGCATGCTCGAGGTGGACGAAGCGCGCTGCTACTGCGCGGGGCTGCTGCACTGCCTGGGTGACCTGGCGGTGCTGCGCACCTTGCAGGAGTGGCGCCTGGCCGGTGGCGAGCTGGACGAGGATCAGGTGGAGCTGTCGCTCAACGAGTTCGGCGCACCGTTCGGCTCGGCCCTGCGCACCCGCTGGCGCCTGCCGCTGGACTTGCGTGAGCTGATCGCCGCGGTGTATCAGCTGGGTGGCGGTGTCTACTCCCGGGAAATCCTGGCGATGAACCTGGCCGGGCAACTGTCGCGACTCAAGCCCAGCGAGGGGCTGGAGAAGATCGCCAGCAGCAAGACGGCGCGGTTGCTCAAGCTGGGGTTGCCGGAGCTGTCGCGGCTGCGCAAGGTGGACCCTGAGGCGCTGGCGCGGGAGGAGGCCGAACGTCTGGAGGCGGAAACTGCTGCGAGCGAGCCGGAGGTTGCCCCGATCACTGCACCGGCTACTGACGCAGGCCCGGTCGAAGATGAGGAGCGCCAGGCTTGA